In a genomic window of Vigna angularis cultivar LongXiaoDou No.4 chromosome 6, ASM1680809v1, whole genome shotgun sequence:
- the LOC108340983 gene encoding cytochrome P450 710A11 has product MTPLLSSFSLTDIASYLVCFLLLLILLEQISYLSKKASIPGPSFVVPFLGNAIPLVRNPTNFWDLQSSLAKSTPLGFSANYIIGNFIVFIRDTELSHKVFANVRPNAFHLVGHPFGKKLFGEHNLIYMMGQEHKNLRRRIAPNFTPKALSTYTSLQQIIILDHLKSWVAKAQAQTDSIPLRILARDMNLDTSQTVFVGPYLGLKARERFERDYFLFNVGLMKLPFDFPGTAFRNARLAVDRLIETLATCTEMSKTRMQKREEPSCLIDYWMQETLREIEEAKLTGEPAAPFSTDAEIGGYLFDFLFAAQDASTSSLLWAVALLDSHPEVLAKVRAEVAGVWSPESDELITAEMLREMKYTQAVAREVVRFRPPATLVPHIAAERFALTESYTIPKGAIVFPSAFESSFQGFSEPERFDPERFSEERQEDQVFKRNFLAFGAGPHQCVGQRYALNHLVLFIALFATLINFKRDRTDGCDEIAYVPTICPKDDCRVFLSQRCTRYPSFPAVDDLMK; this is encoded by the coding sequence ATGACCCCTCTCTTATCCTCTTTCTCCCTCACCGACATAGCCTCCTACCTCGTAtgcttcctcctcctcctcattCTCCTCGAACAGATCTCCTACCTTTCCAAGAAGGCTTCCATCCCAGGACCCTCCTTCGTCGTCCCCTTCCTTGGAAACGCAATCCCATTGGTCCGTAATCCAACCAACTTCTGGGACCTTCAGTCCTCTCTGGCAAAGTCCACCCCTTTGGGCTTCTCCGCCAACTACATAATCGGCAACTTCATCGTTTTCATCAGAGACACCGAACTCTCCCACAAGGTCTTCGCCAATGTCAGGCCCAACGCTTTCCACCTGGTGGGCCACCCCTTCGGCAAGAAGCTATTCGGCGAACACAACCTTATCTACATGATGGGTCAAGAACACAAGAATCTCCGCCGTCGCATCGCCCCCAACTTCACCCCCAAAGCCCTCTCCACCTACACCTCGCTCCAGCAGATTATCATCCTCGATCACCTCAAGTCCTGGGTTGCCAAAGCTCAAGCCCAAACCGATTCCATTCCGCTCCGTATTCTGGCCCGTGACATGAATCTCGACACCTCCCAGACCGTCTTCGTGGGCCCCTACTTGGGCCTCAAAGCCAGAGAGCGCTTCGAGAGGGATTACTTTCTATTCAACGTTGGCCTTATGAAGCTTCCGTTTGATTTCCCCGGCACCGCGTTTCGAAACGCGAGGCTCGCCGTGGACCGGCTCATCGAAACGCTGGCCACCTGCACCGAGATGAGCAAAACCAGGATGCAGAAAAGGGAAGAGCCTTCGTGTCTGATTGATTACTGGATGCAGGAAACGCTCAGGGAAATCGAGGAGGCCAAGCTCACCGGAGAGCCGGCGGCACCGTTCTCCACCGACGCCGAGATTGGTGGTTACCTCTTTGATTTTCTCTTTGCGGCGCAGGACGCGTCCACTTCGTCGCTGCTGTGGGCGGTGGCGCTGCTGGATTCCCATCCGGAGGTGCTGGCGAAGGTTAGGGCAGAGGTGGCAGGAGTCTGGTCGCCGGAGTCGGACGAGCTGATTACCGCGGAGATGCTCCGGGAGATGAAGTATACGCAGGCGGTGGCTCGTGAGGTAGTGAGGTTCCGGCCGCCGGCGACGCTGGTGCCGCATATCGCGGCGGAGAGGTTCGCGCTGACGGAGTCGTACACGATACCGAAGGGGGCGATCGTGTTCCCGTCGGCATTCGAGTCGTCGTTTCAGGGGTTCAGTGAACCGGAGCGGTTCGACCCGGAGCGGTTCTCGGAGGAGAGACAGGAGGACCaagtatttaaaagaaactttctGGCCTTCGGTGCCGGGCCCCACCAGTGTGTGGGTCAAAGGTACGCATTGAATCATCTCGTTCTCTTCATCGCGTTGTTCGCCACGTTGATCAATTTCAAGAGGGACAGAACGGACGGTTGCGATGAGATCGCGTACGTACCCACCATATGCCCTAAAGACGATTGCAGGGTGTTTCTCTCGCAACGCTGCACACGATATCCTTCCTTCCCTGCAGTCGATGACCTGATGAAATGA